The proteins below come from a single uncultured Carboxylicivirga sp. genomic window:
- a CDS encoding DUF4248 domain-containing protein — MIIRRTILKQDIVKKLYPNSISVRSAMQQLRCEIEICPPLKEQIANAGNTRCHYYNKQQLLLILEHFSISLEEFEQL, encoded by the coding sequence ATGATAATACGAAGAACAATATTAAAACAAGACATTGTAAAAAAGTTATATCCCAATAGTATTTCTGTAAGGTCGGCAATGCAGCAACTCAGATGTGAAATTGAAATTTGCCCTCCGTTAAAAGAACAAATTGCAAATGCCGGAAATACCAGATGCCATTATTACAACAAACAACAACTCCTTTTAATCCTGGAACACTTTAGTATATCACTTGAAGAATTTGAACAGCTATGA
- a CDS encoding peroxiredoxin: MEENQELQAVSMPRIGDPAPEFKAVTTQGEINFPSDYKGKWSILFSHPADFTPVCTSEFMTFAHMEKQFNEANCELIGLSIDGLYSHIAWLRTIKEKIEYKGMKDIEVTFPLIEDIKMDVAKKYGMIQPNEDSTKAVRAVFFVDPKGIIRAIIYYPLSLGRNFDELYRALIAMQAADEFGVATPADWRPGDDVIISPAGSCGTAKDRMEDSEIDCKDWFFCTKKLDKDEVLKKVLKK; the protein is encoded by the coding sequence ATGGAAGAAAATCAAGAATTACAAGCAGTGAGTATGCCACGTATTGGTGACCCTGCACCGGAATTTAAAGCAGTAACCACACAAGGTGAAATCAATTTCCCCTCAGATTATAAAGGCAAATGGTCAATTTTATTCAGCCATCCTGCTGATTTTACACCTGTATGTACATCAGAATTTATGACTTTTGCTCATATGGAGAAGCAATTCAATGAAGCTAATTGTGAGCTTATCGGTCTTTCTATTGACGGCTTGTACAGTCATATTGCATGGCTACGCACCATTAAAGAAAAAATTGAATATAAAGGGATGAAAGACATAGAAGTTACTTTTCCTTTGATTGAAGATATTAAAATGGATGTTGCTAAGAAATATGGCATGATTCAACCCAATGAAGATTCAACTAAAGCTGTTCGCGCCGTTTTCTTTGTTGATCCAAAAGGAATTATTCGTGCTATCATTTATTATCCTTTAAGTTTAGGCAGAAACTTTGATGAGCTATACCGTGCATTAATTGCAATGCAAGCTGCTGATGAATTTGGAGTAGCAACTCCTGCTGATTGGAGACCAGGAGACGATGTGATTATTAGCCCAGCGGGTTCATGTGGTACAGCAAAAGATAGAATGGAAGATAGTGAAATAGATTGTAAGGATTGGTTCTTCTGTACCAAGAAGCTAGATAAAGACGAAGTTTTGAAGAAGGTGTTAAAAAAGTAA
- a CDS encoding transcriptional repressor, which produces MKKLTEQISEKIKSEGLKVTPQRMAVLKAVYELNNHPTADNILAYVRKENPNVAMGTIYKVLDTLIENKLVKKVTTDNGVMRYDGIMENHHHLYCVECDLIEDYNDKELDKLLTDYFKKKNIKGFKLKNFVLQINGTFNKC; this is translated from the coding sequence ATGAAGAAGTTGACAGAACAAATAAGCGAAAAGATTAAAAGCGAAGGATTAAAAGTAACCCCTCAGCGAATGGCTGTGTTAAAAGCTGTTTATGAGCTTAATAATCATCCAACAGCGGATAACATACTCGCATATGTGAGAAAGGAAAATCCCAATGTTGCGATGGGTACAATTTACAAAGTGCTTGATACGCTAATCGAAAATAAACTTGTCAAGAAGGTTACAACAGATAATGGAGTTATGCGATACGATGGAATTATGGAAAATCACCATCATTTGTATTGTGTGGAGTGTGATTTAATAGAGGATTACAACGATAAAGAACTTGACAAGCTGTTAACTGATTATTTCAAGAAAAAAAACATTAAAGGGTTTAAACTAAAAAATTTTGTATTGCAAATAAATGGAACTTTTAATAAATGTTGA